AACCACTTTGCAAAAGTGTTAATTCTGTGGGAGCAAAATGCACTTTTTCTTGCACATTTGCCACATCATAGTGCCAGAGGAGACTTAAGGCGCATTTACCAATCTCTTTTATCGCACTCTCACCACCCAAAAGTGTAAATTCCTCAAAATGGCAGATTCTGCGCATTGTGCAAAAATTATTTTGTGAATACGCTTCATACATAAAACATTCTCCACCCCAAATATGCCCATCTTCACCTAGCCCTGTGCCGTCCCATATAATGCCAATCCCATTTTCCTCCAAACCACTAGATTCTGCCAAAAGTGCATAAAAATGAGCTTTATGGTGAGAGAGAGGATATTTTTGCACATTCTCAATCTCTGCGGCAAAATGCGTAGAAGCATAGTTTGGGTGCAAATCACAACCTAGTGCTCGTATGGGCTGTGCGTAGAGATGAGTAAAAAAATCATAATGTGCTTTATAACGCAAAAGCGAATCTACATTATGTAAATCCCCAATATATGGGCTTATCACAGCTTGATAATGGGTATTTGCTCCTTTATGTATAAAGCTAAGAGTGGCTTTTTGTTGCGCACCCACGCCCATAATAATGCTTTGAGCATCTTTTTGTGTAGATTCTTGCATAGAATCGTGTATGGGCAATTTAAAGTCTAAAAATGCAGGTGCATAGCCTCTTGCTAAACGCAAAGGGCGTATTTTTCCCGCCATACAACGCACTATGCTATCATCAATGGGATTAGAAATGCTGCGATTATAATCTAGTATAACATCATACACTGCATTTTCCCCACCGAGCTTTTGCTGGAGTGCATCTAAATCAGCGATAATTGGCTCACCGCTCACATTAGCGCTTGTAAAAATAAGAGGTGTGTCAAGGAATGTAAAAAGTAGGTGCATAATGCCATTATAGGGTAAAATCGCCCCCACACTCTGAATCTGTGGCGCAATAAGCTCAAGACATTCCTCATTGATAATGCCTGCTCTTTGATAATCTCGCTCTAAAAGCACTATGGGTGCTTGAGGGGATAATAATGCCCTTGTTTCTTGCTCATTTATAGAAGCAATAGAGCTTATATCTTGGAGATTCTTAAACATCACCGCAAAAGGCTTGTGTGAGCGATTTTTTCGTTCCCTTAATGTTTTGATTGCTTGGGCATTAGTTGCGCTTACCACTAAGTTAAATCCTCCCACACCTTTTATGGCAACAATCTTACCTGCTTTGATTTTTTGTGCTACAAGCTCTAAAAGCTTTATGTCATCTTGAGATTGCCTAAAAGAATGTATCGTGCCATATTCATCAATCACACGCATTTGTATAGCACATTGATGACACGAATTAGGTTGAGCGTGGAATCGCCTACTCAAAGGATTATCATACTCGCCTTGACACTGCTCACACAAAGCAAAATCGCGCATAGAAGTGTGGATTCTATCATAAGGCAGAGTATGGATAATAGAATATCGTGCTCCACATTCTGTGCAGGTAGTAAAAGCATAATTAAAAAATCGCCCTCTGTCTTTCATATCTGCTAAACACTGCTCACATATGCGCGTATCAAGCGGCAAAAGTGTTGGCAAAAGTGAGCAATCATTTTGAGATTCTCTAATTTCAAAGCAATCGCCTAAAATATGTGGAGTGCTTATAAGCGTGATAGAATGCTGGGTGAGGCGCGCATTTGGGGGAGGAGAGGCAAGAATATGATTGATAAATTCATCAAGTATTGTGCGTGAGGGCACTTCAACGCAGATGAAAAGGCTGGTATAGCGATTTTGCACATAGCCTCTTAAACCCATTTTATGAGCGAGATGATACACAAATGGACGAAACCCCACTCCTTGTATAATGCCAAAAAGTTCAATATGATAAATTTTCATCGTTTCTCTCATTTTTAAAGTATATCATTGTTTATTAAGGATAACAAAGCACTCATAACGCATATATAAAAATATGATAAAATACTGCATTTATTTTTATAGAATATAAGGAGCAAGGAATGAGAGAAGCCGGTATAGAATTAATGAAAAATACAAAAAGTGTGCGCGATATTGATATTAAAGACAAAAGGGTGCTTATTCGTGTGGATTTTAATGTGCCAATGGACGAGGATTTTGATATTTCAGATGATACGCGTATTCGCGAAGCACTACCCACTATCAATTATTGCATTGATAATCACGCAAAAAATATAGTGCTTGTAAGCCATTTAGGACGTCCCAAAGGGCGCAGTGCAGAGTTTTCGCTTAAACACGTCCTCAAGCGCGTAGAGCGACTTTTGGGACGCGATATAGCTTTTGCAGAAACGATAGAAAATGTAGAGAATCTCCAACAACAAAACGAGGGTAGTGTCATTTTGCTTGAAAATATTAGATTCTATGAGGGAGAGGAAAAAAATGATGAGGAACTCTCTACCAAGCTCGCCTCTCTTTGTGATATATATGTCAATGACGCTTTTGGCACAAGCCACCGCGCACATTCAAGCACTTGTGGTATTGCTAAATATGCTAAAGAACGTGTAGCGGGATTGCTACTCAAAAAAGAAATTGATTCGTTTGCCAAAGCAATGGCAAATCCGCTCAAACCTGTGCTACTTATCGTTGGTGGAAGCAAGGTAAGCTCAAAACTCGCACTTTTGCACAATATCCTCAATGTTGTAGATAAAATTATTATAGGTGGTGCGATGAGCAATACTTTTCTCAAAGCACGAGGCTTTGATATGCAAAAATCTCTTGTGGAAGATGATTTGGTAGGTGATGCACGAAAAATACTTGATAAAGCAAAGGAGGGAAAAGTCAAAATCTATCTGCCCGTAGATGTCGTGAGCACCGATGATATTAAAGAACATCGTCATATCAAAATCACACCTGCACAAGATATACCAGAGGGTTTTATGGCAGTGGATATGGGACCTGCGACAAGCAAGCTCTTTAGCGAAGTAGTGCGAGATTCTCAAACAATTATTTGGAATGGACCACTTGGCATTTATGAAATACAAGCTTTCTCACGCGGAACATTTAACCTTGCTCACGCCGTGAGTGATACTTACGCCTTTAGTCTTATCGGTGGGGGCGATACTGCTGATGCGATAGATAAAGCAGGAGAGAGAGATAATATGAGCTTTATCTCCACAGGCGGTGGAGCGAGTTTAGAGCTGCTTGAAGGGAAGATTCTTCCTGCATTTGAGGTGCTTGAGCGCAAGTAATGAATCTCTTTGCCCTTAGCCTTGAAGCCCTCAATGCTCCAAGCATAGAATCTAAACTATCCTACCTTGAAGTCATTACCTCTCACAAACATCTACTTTGTGAGCAAATGTTATCCTCATCACATCATAACCCTTCTGCAC
Above is a genomic segment from Helicobacter sp. MIT 21-1697 containing:
- the hypF gene encoding carbamoyltransferase HypF, with product MKIYHIELFGIIQGVGFRPFVYHLAHKMGLRGYVQNRYTSLFICVEVPSRTILDEFINHILASPPPNARLTQHSITLISTPHILGDCFEIRESQNDCSLLPTLLPLDTRICEQCLADMKDRGRFFNYAFTTCTECGARYSIIHTLPYDRIHTSMRDFALCEQCQGEYDNPLSRRFHAQPNSCHQCAIQMRVIDEYGTIHSFRQSQDDIKLLELVAQKIKAGKIVAIKGVGGFNLVVSATNAQAIKTLRERKNRSHKPFAVMFKNLQDISSIASINEQETRALLSPQAPIVLLERDYQRAGIINEECLELIAPQIQSVGAILPYNGIMHLLFTFLDTPLIFTSANVSGEPIIADLDALQQKLGGENAVYDVILDYNRSISNPIDDSIVRCMAGKIRPLRLARGYAPAFLDFKLPIHDSMQESTQKDAQSIIMGVGAQQKATLSFIHKGANTHYQAVISPYIGDLHNVDSLLRYKAHYDFFTHLYAQPIRALGCDLHPNYASTHFAAEIENVQKYPLSHHKAHFYALLAESSGLEENGIGIIWDGTGLGEDGHIWGGECFMYEAYSQNNFCTMRRICHFEEFTLLGGESAIKEIGKCALSLLWHYDVANVQEKVHFAPTELTLLQSGFKSGIYPLTSSVGRIFDAVAYLLGLLEVQSYEGQSGAMIESCALRDYVKYESEVEPYEFHINQDIISLRGIIQGVIDEKNTHGVDRAAHRFLHTLAHIALCLVQKYQQQKKEPLKVYLSGGVFQNKFLCDRIHTLFTNNHISFFMHEKIPCNDASISFGQALFCALMQEKQGDNNESKPQ
- a CDS encoding phosphoglycerate kinase translates to MREAGIELMKNTKSVRDIDIKDKRVLIRVDFNVPMDEDFDISDDTRIREALPTINYCIDNHAKNIVLVSHLGRPKGRSAEFSLKHVLKRVERLLGRDIAFAETIENVENLQQQNEGSVILLENIRFYEGEEKNDEELSTKLASLCDIYVNDAFGTSHRAHSSTCGIAKYAKERVAGLLLKKEIDSFAKAMANPLKPVLLIVGGSKVSSKLALLHNILNVVDKIIIGGAMSNTFLKARGFDMQKSLVEDDLVGDARKILDKAKEGKVKIYLPVDVVSTDDIKEHRHIKITPAQDIPEGFMAVDMGPATSKLFSEVVRDSQTIIWNGPLGIYEIQAFSRGTFNLAHAVSDTYAFSLIGGGDTADAIDKAGERDNMSFISTGGGASLELLEGKILPAFEVLERK